In Methanoregula sp., the sequence CTGCAAAGACTGTCAGTTTCCGGTGCTCACGGAAGTCAAAGGCCACGTTTGGGCTACCAACTGCCAGTTTCCGGTGCTCACGGAAGTCAAAGGCCACGTTTGGGACTGCAAAGACTGCCAGTTTCCGGTGCTGAAAATGGTTAATGGGAAGCCGTTTAAAGGCTAACCGCCGCGGGTCGCACCCGCAAGGGATTTAGCTACACCATGAACCTATTCACCAAACTCATAACCGTAACCACCTTAACCCTCACGGCAGCCTGCGCCTCCCTGGAATCCCCCAGGGTCAATTACCTGAACACCTTCAACCGGGTGCGCCAAGAGTGCGGCAAAGGGGAAGCCTACAAGACGCCGCCTATCGTCTTTGTGCGGGACCATGCGGCCCTGAGAGCCATGTTCCCGAACCTGGAACCGGGGGAACGGCTTTTAGGAGTCCAGTGGGGAGGGGTAGTTTACCTGAGTGAGCCTGACGTTGACAGGGTGACAGTAGCCCATGAGTTCTGCCACGTGATTGAAGGTGGTAATGAGGCGAGGGCTTATGCGGTTGGGGTGAAGGTGGGGGAGTGAGAATTACCTGGGGATGGGGAAAATCAACCGGAGGGATGCGCTGCCCACCATCGGGAACAGACTAACCGGTGAAACTCATTTTTGTGGATAAAGCGGAGACAGCATACTCACACGGAGTGCCCACCCCCAGGACTGATTTAAGGAGGCAACATAGATTGACCCGTAAACCCGTACAATGGCTGTGGTCAGCCAAAGGCCCAGAGGCCAAGACCCTGGTGAGCTTTTGGCATAGATAGACCTCCTTAACGGCGCAATAGCCCGCCTGAGGGTGCTCGCCACCAGCCTGCCGGTTGGGCTTAGTACACCGGCACAATTTTAAGGCGGGGCGGCCCGTGTGGAGGTTATTATGAGTGAATGGCGAATGGTCCCAAGTTGGCCTAATTATGAGGCAAATGAAGATGGGTCTGTAAGGCAAATATCTTCTGGTCGAATCCTAAAAACATACGAGTCAGAAGGATACCTGATTGTAAAGGTGACTCGACCCGGACTATCCAGAACTATCAGGGTTCAATACCTTGTTGCCGAGGCTTTCTTAGGGCCTAAGCCGCCGGGGCACAATCTTCACCATAAGGATGAATTGAAGTTTAATAACGTAAAAACGAATCTTGAATATTTACCTGAGCCAAATCATCGTAGCATCCATCAATCGGGCATGAATAACAACAGTGCTAAATTGACTGAAGATGAAGTTATAGCCATAAGACACTTATGTTCAGCTGGCAAAAGCCTGAACTATGTGGCAAGGATGTTTGGCGTAGGGAAGTCCACTGTTAAAGACATTATAAAAGGCAACACATGGGTTAACGTTCAAGCCGGATACTAAGAACTCCGGACCCTGTCAAACGATTTCCTGTCACGGTCTTGAGATGTCGTGGCGTGAGTTATCCACCACAATTCGGGCGGCCTATACCGGGAAGGCCCGACCGTGACAGGGATTCACTTTAAGAATTGCGCTGAGGGGTACTGAGGACAGGCACGGGATACCGTGTAACACACAGGCCGGATAGGCGAAGTCCAAAAGAGTCCCGGCTGTATTCCAAGGCGCAAACAATTTCCCGGAAGTGAAGGCCGGGGAAGCCCGTAGGACACAATTCAGACCAGCCCCCGGCATACCCGCCTTGGTTCGCTGGGGGCACAGGAGGAGAGATGCCGGTAGCAAATTTTGACTTTGAATTAGAACACAAACTGCAATTGATTGTACATTGGCGATTACCTGCATCTTCCGATGAAGAAAAGCATTACAGAAACAATATCGAATTAGCAGTGCAGGAAATGGCCTTAATGGTGCAGATTCAAACAGAAGAAACGAGTAAACCTATAGTGGCTGAAATGGTTAAGCGTTTGAAAGAATTATGGGAATCACATAACAAGGTGGAGGAATCCCAAAAATGAAACCAGAGCGGCGCACCTACTGGCTAACCAAAGTCAACTGGCTCGGACTGAGGCGCAAGATCATGCAAGTCAAAACCGCCTTGAACTTTT encodes:
- a CDS encoding NUMOD4 domain-containing protein, with product MSEWRMVPSWPNYEANEDGSVRQISSGRILKTYESEGYLIVKVTRPGLSRTIRVQYLVAEAFLGPKPPGHNLHHKDELKFNNVKTNLEYLPEPNHRSIHQSGMNNNSAKLTEDEVIAIRHLCSAGKSLNYVARMFGVGKSTVKDIIKGNTWVNVQAGY